The Nanoarchaeota archaeon nucleotide sequence CGACAATTCGCAGCTGTTCTTTGTACGGGCTTTCGTTTTGAACTTTTTCGGCAAATCCATATTCTCCGGCATCCTTGAAAGACTGCAGAGTCTCAATCTCGGCAATGCCTTCAAGAAGCCCGTTGAAAACATCTTCAGAATAATTCATTTCGCCAAGATTTCTTACGGCACGATATGCATCCGGACTTCCAAGCATTTCTTCATGGACTCGCTCATGCTTCAAAGTGCGCGCCTGTATGTATTTTATAGCCTGGCTGATAACCGGGTCTCTAACATCTTTATATGATTTATTGAATATTTCTGGTCGGTATGCTACAGTAACGTTATCCGAATATTCGTCAAACTCCGTCCTGCCAAGAACATTTTTCGGCAAGTGTTTATCAAGATAAATAGAATCGATCTCCCCGCTTTTCAATATGCCGTTTGACATCATATATTCAAGAATGTCTTCAGCCGCCTCTTTACGTGCTTCGCTAAAAGCTCCTGAAACTTCGACAGGATAATTTAAAAATTCGTTGTTCATGAGTTCTTGGTTAAATGAATCAATGTAGAGCTTATTGAAACTAAACACATCTATTTGCCGCATTTTAGGCTGCATAAATGAATAAAAATTAGAGGAATCGAATTCCTGCGTTTCTTCGCGTATTTCTGAATAAGATAAAAATTCCGGTTCCTGTGCGTTCAACAACATAACAACTGAATTCATACATATCTTTTGCCAAACATATTTTTAAATCTTGGCTCATATGATTTTTGCCTGCAAATCAGAAGACTTTTGCGCATCAATAGTCAATTCACTAGAACTACACGCACTCAGTTACCGTATCTTTTCGCAGGTATTTTGTAAGATATCTGCTCAAAGCGCAAACAAATACATAAAATACCTCTGAATAAAGCTTAAATTACTTAATTCAAAACATAATGTATGTTAAGCAAAATGGTCCACACCAGAAATAATGATATTCTTGTAAAAATAAGCAAAATAATAAGCAAAACGAAAATAGATCCGAATATCGTTACACTCTCTGCAATAATCTTCGCAGCAATCTCTGCATATTACATCATCCAAATCAAATATTTATATGCAATTTTTTTCATGGCTCTTTCCGGCATAGTCGATATAATCGACGGAAATATTGCAAGAGTCCAGAACAAAGTCACTCCGTTTGGAAATTATCTTGATGCAATGGTGGATAAGTATGTTGAAATAATAATTTATTCAGGTTTTGCGCTGGCAGGCTATGCAGTGCCTGCATTCTTCGCAATAACCGGAAGCCTGATTATCAGCTACGCAAAGCCTCGGCTTGCAATAGTTATACCTGCAGACAACCACGACTGGCCGGCAATAGGCGAACGCGCAGACAGATTTACAATATTAATTGCAGGATTAGTGCTTTCAATGATATATCCAGCAATCTATGGATACGATGCTATCAGTGTCACACTATGGACGGTTGCTTTGATAACTAATGTAGGGGCCATACAAAGAATCAAGTATGCAAACAATCTGATAAAGACGCATTTATCCAAAAGATAGCCGCCGCTTAAACTTCATACAATACCAATTAAAAACAGAAACAAAAGACACATTTTTGCAGTACATTCTTGTTTTTCCTTTTTTAATCTGCTTCAGAGCACCCTCCACAGTATCTGCATAAACTTCAGTATATGCGTTGCCTATTTCTGAAAGCGTATGTGCGTCGCTTCCTGCAACCATGGACAATTTATGCTTAAGTGCAGTATTCTGGGTAATGCCGTTTCCTATCAGCGTCCTTGCATTGAAAGCTTCAACAGCATCTATTTTTAAAGAAGTTATTTTTCTTCCGATTCCTTGGTGATAAAGTAAAAAAGAAAATGGGTGTGATGCAATGGCAATTCCGCCCATGCTGTGTATTGCATCTATTGTTTCTTCTGCGCTCATTTTGGGCTTTACAGACTCATTAATCCCCAATGCCAGAATTTCGCCGGAAACAGTCTTTACTTCAGAACCCAAAATTATCGGAAAATCATGTTGCTTGCTTATTGATTTTGCAAAGGCATGACACTTGATATTGTTGTGATCAGTGACTGCAAAACAATCAATTCCTGTTTGTTTCGCGCGCAATACGGCCTGTTTCAAATTAATGAATCCGTCCCGCGAAAAAACCGTATGTATATGCACATCAATTTTCATTAAAATCCACGAATATATTAATCTTTAGTAGTTTATTAATGTCTGCGATGTTATGAGCCCGGTTCTTTGTAATTACTACGTAACTTTGAGATGCAACTCAAGGTGTGTGTTCTGCAATATCTGGAAAGACAAAAGCAAGTTCTATTTAAAAGAACAGAATTTGGAGCAAATAAAAAACAATTTAATGGCTCTAAAGAGGCTGGGGGTTAAAGTTATCGATTTTACCGGCGGCGAGCCGCTATTATATCCGCATCTCATTGGCGCACTCAGGGAAGCAAAAAAACAAGGATTCTATACAACAATTACAACAAATTGCCTGCTTTATCCAAAATATGCATCCGAGTTGAAAGGGTTTGTTGACAAACTGCAGTTTTCCTTAGAATCCGCAGATGAAAAGGAGTATAACAAAATCCGCGGTGTCGCATCCTACGCAGATGTAATTAAAAGCATTGAAATTGCAAAAGAAAAAAAACAGAGAATATATTTGATTCACACAGTTACAGATGAGAATTTCAAGAGTTTGCCGTCATTAATAAAATTCGCGCAGGATAAAAAATGCACACTAATACTAAATCCTTGTTTTGAATATTTTGAAAATGATGCAATTTCGAAAAGCGCGGCAACCGACATCAAGAAATATTTCAGCCAGCCGTTCGTTGTATCCGATCTTGCAAATATTGAATTAATTCTTGACGGCGGAAATAATGTCCAAAATCCAGTATGCAAAGCAATAAGTTCAACAATTGTGATTTCTCCGGATAATTTTCTGCT carries:
- a CDS encoding CDP-alcohol phosphatidyltransferase family protein, whose product is MLSKMVHTRNNDILVKISKIISKTKIDPNIVTLSAIIFAAISAYYIIQIKYLYAIFFMALSGIVDIIDGNIARVQNKVTPFGNYLDAMVDKYVEIIIYSGFALAGYAVPAFFAITGSLIISYAKPRLAIVIPADNHDWPAIGERADRFTILIAGLVLSMIYPAIYGYDAISVTLWTVALITNVGAIQRIKYANNLIKTHLSKR
- a CDS encoding PHP domain-containing protein; the encoded protein is MKIDVHIHTVFSRDGFINLKQAVLRAKQTGIDCFAVTDHNNIKCHAFAKSISKQHDFPIILGSEVKTVSGEILALGINESVKPKMSAEETIDAIHSMGGIAIASHPFSFLLYHQGIGRKITSLKIDAVEAFNARTLIGNGITQNTALKHKLSMVAGSDAHTLSEIGNAYTEVYADTVEGALKQIKKGKTRMYCKNVSFVSVFNWYCMKFKRRLSFG
- a CDS encoding radical SAM protein; protein product: MSPVLCNYYVTLRCNSRCVFCNIWKDKSKFYLKEQNLEQIKNNLMALKRLGVKVIDFTGGEPLLYPHLIGALREAKKQGFYTTITTNCLLYPKYASELKGFVDKLQFSLESADEKEYNKIRGVASYADVIKSIEIAKEKKQRIYLIHTVTDENFKSLPSLIKFAQDKKCTLILNPCFEYFENDAISKSAATDIKKYFSQPFVVSDLANIELILDGGNNVQNPVCKAISSTIVISPDNFLLLPCYHHTTKKIKINNNLFEIYNSEEIKKLKASEGKFQFCKNCTIHCYMRASFYNNPFSKYFLLTAKTYCKYLREYFRK